The Flavobacterium sp. M31R6 nucleotide sequence TGTGAACTTGGCTTCGGCAGTAGAAAACTTAACACACTCCAATATATCGGTTGCTGCACAAAACGTACATCAAGCAGAAAGCGGTGCTTTTACAGGCGAAATCTCTGCAGATATGCTTAAAAGTGTAGGTGTAAATACCGTAATTTTAGGTCACTCAGAGCGTAGAGCTATTTTTCATGAAACTGACGCTTTAATCGCAAGCAAAGTAAATACAGCTTTGAAACACGATATGACCGTAATTTTCTGTTTCGGTGAAGAATTAAAAGATCGTCAATCTGGAAACCACTTCAATATTGTTGAAAACCAATTGAAAGATGGTTTATTCCACATTGAAGCTAAAGATTGGGAAAAAATTGTATTGGCATATGAGCCTGTTTGGGCTATTGGAACAGGTGAAACTGCTTCACCAGAGCAAGCACAAGATATGCACGAATTTATCAGAGAAACAGTTCGTAAAGCTTTTGGAAGCGATGTAGCTGAAGATGTTTCTATTCTTTACGGAGGAAGTGTAAAACCGGATAATGCTAAAGAAATCTTCTCTAAACCAGATGTAGATGGCGGGCTTATCGGTGGTGCTGCCTTAAATGCAAAAGATTTTATTGCTATCGTGACCTCAATCTAAAAAGCAATTATAATATACTTCAAA carries:
- the tpiA gene encoding triose-phosphate isomerase gives rise to the protein MRKKIVAGNWKMHKNAAQTKELLNELLTQIPAETAAQVIVAPTFVNLASAVENLTHSNISVAAQNVHQAESGAFTGEISADMLKSVGVNTVILGHSERRAIFHETDALIASKVNTALKHDMTVIFCFGEELKDRQSGNHFNIVENQLKDGLFHIEAKDWEKIVLAYEPVWAIGTGETASPEQAQDMHEFIRETVRKAFGSDVAEDVSILYGGSVKPDNAKEIFSKPDVDGGLIGGAALNAKDFIAIVTSI